The Camelina sativa cultivar DH55 chromosome 18, Cs, whole genome shotgun sequence DNA window ATCAAAAGTCTGCTGGTTttcaccaacaacaagaaaatcgGTTAGGAAACAAATCCCTTTCTCGTCATTGTACTCCAATGCGTAAGCCATTATAGTCCCAGTGGTCAAACCAGAGCTTCTTCCAACTTTGATAACTTTTCTTCCTATTAGACTGTTAATTGGAGACTGTAGATCAGTAGCATGGATATCACCAATCTCACCAATCCCTTTGACAGTTGTGGTTACATTGTTCATATTGAAGTCTTCGGCAAATGGAATGAAGGCTCCATCAGCTCGAACAAATGTTTCTgcataaaagagagaaacctAATCAAAATTGTGCTACGCCACTATACATCAGAGTTATTATATACATTGTTACTGAGCTACCTGGGTTAGTTCCAGCGAAAATGCCATACCAAAGGTCATCAGTAATGAATGAAGTTGCTCTTTCCACTGCACCTAAGTAGACTCCGGGACCGAGACTAGGTGGCAATGGATGAAACATCTTCTGGCTTGGGTAGTCTAAATCAACTGCAACGTGCCGGTTCGTTAGGAAACCAACCTGTCTGATACCGGTTTTACTCTTTACAATTGCACCTAAGGTTCCATATGTCTCTTGACTAGCCACCTGCAATATGAGAATCATAAGCATGTCTGTCAAATTAGTAAAAAAGTTACAGGGAGGTTGGTTACCTGTGAACCAGATCCAATAGACGAACCACTGCCTCTCAGATCATCAACAAGCTCTGTATACACCTGCTCCTTGGGCGTTTGCGCAGGTGCACCATAATATTGAAACTCAACAACATCTACATCACACCAAACTCCTCCAGGACCCTGTTAAAGTAAGATACTATAAAGTAAAAAAGGATTCTTCTACAATATGTTCCAAGTTTGTAGTATCTACATTACTGAAGGTTCCAAGATAAGTAAAGTAGAATAGGCAACAGATAGTTCACCTCCAAGGCTGTAGGTAAACACTGAAGAGGGTTAAGCCATTGTTTGTGACCTTTCCGAGCAACAAAGACAAGAATAGCTGCAATATTTGACAAAACACCTCGTCGAATCCGAAATCCAATAGCTGTACCGAGGCTAAACCTCCTTAAATTCTTACTATGAAACGCTCTAATCATCATCAACTCAAGCAATGTAGTAGCTTTTTTCCCTGTAGGTAAACCATCAAAAGTCTCAGGCAAAACCCCTTTCTGAAGATTTGCAAAATAGTTTGCTCTGTCTTCCGCTGAATCGTTCAACCGACTTGAAGTAGGCCAAGAGAAGTAAGCAGCAGCAGCACTGGTTTCAGGATGCTGACCGCCAGATGGAAACGGTTGAAGCGGCGATGAAGAAGCcatttttaaatgattgtaACCGTTTTCATCCAAATCCAATGCAGACTCCACAGATTGTAATGATACAGAGTGATGAAATCTAAGGTCCAATCTTTTCCCTTCCATCTTCAACCTCTCTACTTACCAACCTACACTAAATTGAATCATGTACTAAAGATTcagaataaaaacaaacaaaaaaactcagcTCATCATGATTGAAGCAACCAACCTTAAAGTGCATAATCATCAATGAAACTAAACCAACCAAAGTCTCAAGAACCCAAATTGGCTTTATGTATATTAAAGGTTAGACCTTTATTGGAAAACTATGCGCAAGACTTAAACTTGTCATAAACCCAGATGAGGAAACATGAAAAGTGCTTAAGAAATTGAGTGAAACAACGGAGcaattaatcaaaatcaaaagagaaactttGGAACTTTGTGTGTATATtcgagagagaggagagaagaaagaagtagTACTAACCGATCAGTAGTGTTGGATCTTTTCTCATGTGATGAATGAAGGATCGTGTAGAGGAGATTGGAGGAAGAAGTGGTAATAATAGAGAGGAGGACCCAAAGAACTTTGGTTGAGCTTGAGAGTGGACGGCgaagacttttctttttttttttttttttaatctcataaCCAAAATTGTAGGAAACAGCGACTCTTTTGTTTGCCAAATGTAtattttctacttttatttattttaaaaacagtgtgtttgttttaatattttttttcaaaatgtgtactttaattaatttttttaatagaaaataattaaaaaattatatgtacaACTTAAGTGAGAGCCAAATAAGGATCTTTTGTCTATATTCCTTGCATAGTCTTTGAATGTATAAATTATTGTTCAATGATAGATGTATAAATATAAGTTCAAAGTCCggttaaaatttaacaaaaaagtttatattatatggaatgttagttattttaaaaaaaaaaatgttgtaaaattaaaatacaaaaacgaGTAAACATTGGTATCTTTaaacaaatttctaaaaaaaatccatatataaATTTGGAAAATTCAGTGAGATCTGCCCAATTTTATAATCTACTAAAATACATAGACAAATAAACCTTTGTCAAACTTATCGCTCTCTACAACAAGATTTTTTGCAGTGAGTGtatatttcaatttaaattCTTGAAAGAAGCCGTTTAATCTACAgtagaaaatcaagaaatggaTAAAACATTCAACGATAATGTTTCCTTTTTAGTATACTTATCTTCAAAAATGGTGTGATCACACTCAAACGTCATTAAGAGCTATCATGCTTAcaactcactctctctctccttttcatCTTTTAACACAATAAGCATATCAAAAGGCTTGTCTCCAAGTGTTTCAACATTTAAGTTAATCTCCAAAATACAATCACTTTGAAATATGTAGCAACATTAGTAACATCACTTCCAACATTTCCACACAAGTATCaacttttaaaccaaaaaaaaacagagacatgaTTTGTCAAGGCTGTTATTGACAGGAGATAAAACATTTGACATATGATGTATGGGTTTTTCATGAGGAGAATCTGTCGCGGTCATGAGGTGAAGAGTAGTCGATGTCCGGTCCGTGAGGGATGATCCCAAACGGGTTTATCGTAGGGTGGCTTCCGAAGTAATGTTGCTTAATGTGTTCCATATTCACAGTGCTACTCATGCCCTGGATTTGGTAGATGTCTTTTATGTAGTTGAAGATATTCGGGTACTC harbors:
- the LOC104760434 gene encoding uncharacterized protein LOC104760434 isoform X1; translation: MEGKRLDLRFHHSVSLQSVESALDLDENGYNHLKMASSSPLQPFPSGGQHPETSAAAAYFSWPTSSRLNDSAEDRANYFANLQKGVLPETFDGLPTGKKATTLLELMMIRAFHSKNLRRFSLGTAIGFRIRRGVLSNIAAILVFVARKGHKQWLNPLQCLPTALEGPGGVWCDVDVVEFQYYGAPAQTPKEQVYTELVDDLRGSGSSIGSGSQVASQETYGTLGAIVKSKTGIRQVGFLTNRHVAVDLDYPSQKMFHPLPPSLGPGVYLGAVERATSFITDDLWYGIFAGTNPETFVRADGAFIPFAEDFNMNNVTTTVKGIGEIGDIHATDLQSPINSLIGRKVIKVGRSSGLTTGTIMAYALEYNDEKGICFLTDFLVVGENQQTFDLEGDSGSLILLAAGEEKNEKPRPVGIIWGGTANRGRLKLKVGEQPENWTSGVDLGRVLNLLELEIITSNEGLQAAVLEQRNGIMCAANDSTIVESSPGVCNISRCKTGENFEPINLNVQQVLREEENSNIHPEFQIEDVLESAPVIEEHQFIPSSSNNGSPLRQKSNGPENLESKNLSSLKTSSSGDEIGFSLQLGESDAKKRKRTDSTDGSQEP
- the LOC104760434 gene encoding uncharacterized protein LOC104760434 isoform X2 translates to MEGKRLDLRFHHSVSLQSVESALDLDENGYNHLKMASSSPLQPFPSGGQHPETSAAAAYFSWPTSSRLNDSAEDRANYFANLQKGVLPETFDGLPTGKKATTLLELMMIRAFHSKNLRRFSLGTAIGFRIRRGVLSNIAAILVFVARKGHKQWLNPLQCLPTALEGPGGVWCDVDVVEFQYYGAPAQTPKEQVYTELVDDLRGSGSSIGSGSQVASQETYGTLGAIVKSKTGIRQVGFLTNRHVAVDLDYPSQKMFHPLPPSLGPGVYLGAVERATSFITDDLWYGIFAGTNPETFVRADGAFIPFAEDFNMNNVTTTVKGIGEIGDIHATDLQSPINSLIGRKVIKVGRSSGLTTGTIMAYALEYNDEKGICFLTDFLVVGENQQTFDLEGDSGSLILLAAGEEKNEKPRPVGIIWGGTANRGRLKLKVGEQPENWTSGVDLGRVLNLLELEIITSNEGLQAAVLEQRNGIMCAANDSTIVESSPGVCNISRCKTGENFEPINLNVQQVLREEENSNIHPEFQIEDVLESAPVIEEHQFIPSSSNNGSPLRQKIR